Part of the Armatimonadia bacterium genome, CCGGTAGGGCAGCGAGCACATGTCGATCATCATCCAGTAGGCGAACAGGTAGAGTTCGCCGGTGACCCGCTCACGCCACGGAGCCAACATCTGCGCATACCTGGCGTTTGGCCGCACACACTCCGCAGGCGCCTCCAGCGGGTGCTTGTAGCAGTGCTGAAAGGGTGCGTAGCACACGGAGATGTTCGGCTCCAGGGCGACCGAGGGCGGCTCCACGTAGTTGACATAGGCCAGCGTACTCAGCCGCCGGTCGGGATGCTCCTGCGCAACCAGTCGCGCAACCTCGTTGGCGAAGCAAAAGTAGGTCTCCGTACGCACCGCGTGCGGCGGGTAGAGGGTACTGGTTCGCTGCGGTTCGAGCGCCCGGCACTGCTCACACTCACACCACCCGTAGCCGTCATTGGGCCACAGGCCGACCATGTCCACCTCAGGGTTCTCCGTCAGGAAGGCGCACAGGTTGGACGCCATCTCGCGGGCGACCTCGGGGTTCGAGGTGCATACTTGACCTCTCGTGGAGCGCTCGCCGTCCACAACCGCGAACCACTCGGGGTGCTGCTCGAAGTACTCCTCCGGCGGCAGCCAGTACTTGAAGCTGTGGTGCCCCATCTCCACCTTCATGCCGCGCAGGGCCAGATGCGGCTTGAGCACCTCCCGGTAACGCTCCCAGGCTCCCGCGACGTTGGCGAAGACCATGAACCGGTTGAAGCGGTTCTTGGCCATCCAGTCCACCATCTGAACCGTGCGCTCATCAATGCCGGGGTAGTTCGTGAAGGCCCGGTGTGTGAAGACCGGGCGACGCGAGTACCCACCCAGGGGAATCGTCAGGTCCGTGCGCCGGGGGATGATCTCGCCACCCTCGAACTCCGAGAGCCAGCGACACCCAGCATAGGTCTCCAGGAAGTCGTACACCGCGAACAGCACCGAGGCGGCGTCGCGTCCCCACAGCAGGATGCCCTCGGGGCTCACCTGCACCCCGTAGTCGTCCTCGGTTGCCTGCGAGGCCTCCCCGGCGACTTCGAGGCGGATATCGCCCGCAGCCTCTCGCACGGGGAACTGGTGGCCGGTGACCAGGGCCAGGTAGTAGGAGAGCTGATCGGCCGCGAAGGCCGTCGTCTGACACGCTCCCGCAGGAATCTGGATCTGGTGGTCGCTTTCTGCAAGAAGGAAAGGATGCTGTGACATCGGCAAGGAAACCTCCTGAGGTATCCTGACACAAGGAAAAGCACCGTCGTGCGCGAATAGCAGGAAGGACGAATCGACGGCGGACAGATTGCAGATAGCCTTCCGGCCCTGGGCAGGTGACGCCAAATGGTTAGCCTGGTGTGGGTATCGGTCTGGTTGCTGATCGCCGTGTACGCGTTCTTTGCTCCGAGCCCGGAGGAGGATGAGCTCCGCCTGAGGGGCCGCAGGCTCCTGGGCTGGGGTGCGCTGCTGATAGCCGGCGTACTGGCCGTGCCCGAGGGCGGCCCGGGCGTGCTCCTTGGCGACCTGCTGGGCGTGCTCGGGACCGTTGTCGGCAGCCTCCTGCTGGTTGCAGGACTGGTCCTGTCGCTGCCCGCCTCCTGGGTCGAAGCCGGTGAGAGCCTCCGCCTTACCTCGGTGGAGTTCCCCGAAGAGAACACCGCCGATGCCATCGACGCGATGCAAAAAGGAGTTCAGCCATGAGGTCCAGGACTTCCCCTCTGCTGCTGTTCGCCGTCCTCGCCCTGACCGCCTGCCTGGGCCATGCTCAGCAGAACCCGGTCACGAACGGCGGGTTCGAGATGCTTGCCCCCGAGGGCACACTCCTTGACTGGGAACCCCTGGGGCCGGTGCAGATCGTGCATGAGGCCCACTCCGGGCGCAACGCCATGCTGCTCGAACGCAACAGCGGCACGACCGGCGAGTGTGGCCTGAACCGCACCTGGAAGCCTGACAGCGGCCTGCAGGGCACCATGCTCTCCCAGCTCCAGGGCGGGTTCCGGTTCTGGTACAAGGCCGAGGCTGCTTCGGACCCCAAGGGTCTTGAGTTCAACGCCATCGCGATGAATGACCGGCCGCTGGAGGGTACCGGCGAGCAGCGTGCGACCTTCCGCGTGCCCGCCGGTCATGTCGGAGACGGCAAGTGGCACGAGGGGTTGCTCACCTACAACTTCAGCCGCAACCCCAAGGTCAAGTGGATCCAGGTCTCGCCCCGCGTGCGTGGCGACCGTGCCCGACTGCTGCTCGACGACGTGACCTGGGTCGAGAAGGTCCGACCGCTTCCGGCCATCTACAAGGTGCGGTTCGAGGAGGTCAAGGGCAAGGAGGGCTACGAGGGGATCGTCACCGCAACCCTCAGGAACGCCGGCGACGCTCCCCTGGACCTGGGGACGGCAACGATCTCGCTTCCGCCGGGTCTCACCTGCGAAGGCGGCCTTCTGCGGGGCCTTCGTGGCCTGGCTCCCGACGACTACGCCGAGGTCTACTGGCGGGTGATCGGACGCCGTGAGACCAGGGGACGCTTTGATGTTACCTTCCAGGTGGGCGACCAGCAGATCTCCGATGGTGTCGCCTACGGTCCGGCGCTGGAGATTGCCGGCTTCGCCCCGCGCGAGTTCATCCTGCCTGTGGGCCGGAAGACCGAGTGTGTGCTGAAGCTGCGCAACTCGGGGCAGGTCGTGCTGCGTGGCCTCTCGGCCGAGCTGCGTCCCGTTACCCCTCTGACGACCGCCCCGGAGCTGCGTAAGCAGAGAATCGCCGACCTTGGCCCGGGTGCAGAGGCACAGGTGATCTGGGAGGTCAGCTCTGATCGCCAGACGCCGGAGGTTGCCCTGCGTGCCGTGGTGACCTGCGCCAACGCCGACGGTGGACGCGCCGAGAGCCGGATGGTGATCGGGCCCAGAGCGAACCTGGAGGTAGCGACACCGCCGGGCTGCGGAGTGCTGGTCGGCTCGAACCTATCCGCTCTCTACAATGACCAGATTCGCCTTCTGCTGCCCCGTGCAGATTTCGGCTGGGGAATCGGGGTCGTGCAGCGGCGTGAGGGCAAGGTCTGGGAGACCGTCGGCAAGCTTCCTCGCCTGAGTCGCGTCGCGGCCTTCAACAGTGCGGGTGATCCCGAAGAGCTGCTGGTCTACGCCTCCTCGGTCAAGGAAGTCGCAGGTGCGCAGCCCCAGGAGAAGCGCCTCGAGCTTCAGGCCGTCGCGAAGGATGCCGCCGGAGTATCGTGGACGATCACGGAGACCTTGGGTCTGCGCCCCGGCGAGGATGC contains:
- a CDS encoding DUF4838 domain-containing protein is translated as MSQHPFLLAESDHQIQIPAGACQTTAFAADQLSYYLALVTGHQFPVREAAGDIRLEVAGEASQATEDDYGVQVSPEGILLWGRDAASVLFAVYDFLETYAGCRWLSEFEGGEIIPRRTDLTIPLGGYSRRPVFTHRAFTNYPGIDERTVQMVDWMAKNRFNRFMVFANVAGAWERYREVLKPHLALRGMKVEMGHHSFKYWLPPEEYFEQHPEWFAVVDGERSTRGQVCTSNPEVAREMASNLCAFLTENPEVDMVGLWPNDGYGWCECEQCRALEPQRTSTLYPPHAVRTETYFCFANEVARLVAQEHPDRRLSTLAYVNYVEPPSVALEPNISVCYAPFQHCYKHPLEAPAECVRPNARYAQMLAPWRERVTGELYLFAYWMMIDMCSLPYRMEETLAVDLPRLAELGVDGYVMEFKPEEWGTYGRNAHLIGRLSWDANTEVAAFNQELDESLYGPAASEMGAFAKAFVADYVQPGPCVHHYALEHTRRATEGLLRPAMEHLGRALAAACTGEKRHMQAVERTRVGVDLLLRFGEWQRAYAEAQSAEGPKGAVLVQRVASLAEELVAWIDTQAKSGAMDAPRAISTIRSWTQRLQRQASE